The Xyrauchen texanus isolate HMW12.3.18 chromosome 17, RBS_HiC_50CHRs, whole genome shotgun sequence DNA window GAGTTACAAACCTCAAGCATATTTAAACAGCTTCAACTTTTTCTGTGTGTTCATGGAAGAATAAGGGGCACCAGAAACTGGGCTGCAatagaaacaaataacaaaaaaaaaccatAATTTTTCTGATAAAATCTCTATTACTAACAGGTAAATCTTCAATGGTTTGTTTCAAGCCTTCCTAGTCACTAAGCTCAAGCATGTGCATTGATATTGTCACAGTGAACAAGTTCCTGTTTACAGTAAAATAAAGAATACCAACCTGCATGGCCAAAGTGTTTAGACTTCCTTGAATTTCCTCCGCTTTAGATTTGCATCGCTGTCTTAAAATCTTTGCATGTAGAAAGGCGGCTCTTTGCTCAGCAACATCTGAGAAAAACTGCTCAGACAGCATAACTCTGAACTGGACCAGCTGTGATGACAACAAGCTCAGAAGAAGCAGCACCACCAGGACGAGCGACAGAGGAACCAGAGATCTGGTGAGCCACAGTTCAGGTTCAGACAAACACTTCTTCTCAAACAGAGACACTGTGTATGAAAAGTTCGCCACTTTAGCGTTTTCATCAATGTGTAGACCTATAATTGATGTTGCTTCCTTGGAAAATAAAGGAGAAAGCCAGAGAGAAGAAAATTGTGAAATTAAGCCTTTAAAAATAAGGATCAAATCAATTGCTACCTTCATAAGGCAGCAGAATACAGTCAGTCCTGTTATGTAATGCAATGGTTATGTTCATAAACACTTcattaggggctgttcagaccaaatGCGTTCTTGCTAAAGAtgtcaatttgtggaattatAGTGATTTTTGCACTTGGGAAAACAATGTTTTTGGagattgatttcagaggcttatgtataaatgtcaaatgtttatttatttatttatttcattagaatgaattgctagaaaggattaatcaagatttatacaaattaaaatgttaacataactaTGAACACATAGGCTATAACTGTGCGATAAACAGTTAATTTAAGGTTGCGACAAGTATTATGCTGAACAATCTCAATATAACATTTCTAAACTGCTTcattgacctaacttcacttccatcatacattagagttATTAGAAGTTATTAGAAGTGCAATCTGCTCTCACATCACAATcaagttgcattgtgggatatgaaGCTGCCTAAGGCATATATCAAACTCGCTCGCTCAGTCAAAATCGaggggttgagggtctgtcaacagaaacttccctCGCTCACTTAACAAAGTGGAAGAGACTTCCAAAATGGTGGCGGGGATTCCTCCAAGGGGAGTTAGCCAGTGGATGTTAACAGTGAAGTTGAACGCAGCCTAGTAAAATGATTGAAGTCCACCATCATCAAAGATGTATCAAATCTCtaaatgaatatattaataaaacatgtcTTGCTTCGATTCCTCGgtcctcatttcctttccttcCACTTTTTCTCTTTTCCTAAGAGGGTGGAGTTAGGAAGTGAGGAGAGGAAGCATGGAAAGGaaatgaggatgcacaatttcagaaatgagaagcacccaaaTTCTCATCGGAACAATAATAAGTGTTTCTCAATCTGTGGCATTTTCAAATCGGGATGGGTGAttttcaactatccaatgaaagtagggaatctcaatgtagtaatcagtgacacttaatgtaaaaattttaatttttaccATTAAGCTACACAATTTTGTGTTTCAGAAAAAAGTTATAGAGAATTAATTTGGATTCAGTCCACTCCTTGTAAAAATAACACAGATGGAACGTAATAACAAGTTCTGTGAATGACCTGCTGGAAAATCCACCTTAAGCTGGTGCCTTTGAGACATGGTAGCTGGGTtcaagctggtccaagctggtcatgaacTGGTCAAAGCTAGTCTTTAGCTGGTTCAAGCTGGGAGACCATCTTAGACTAGGCTACCAGCTGGTCATACCAGCTCAAGAATGACAAGCTGGTTTTTGGACCATCTCAtagccagcttagaccagcagaGGACCAATTGGACAAGCTACCATGTTCCAGaacacagctaccagcttaaTCTGGATTTTCCTGCAGGGGGCCCATTATATATGTTAATAATACAGCATCTTTATTTTTTACCTGAACTTTTATCCCCATGGGAACACGAAGTGGCTCCAATTCCCTGAGCCGCTTGCTCAGAACTACAATAAGCCAGTAAATCAGGCTATCCAGACTGATGAACACCAGCCAGGTCAGACAGTGGGTAAATATAGGAATGCTGAACTTAAGCATGTCTTTGCACCATTGGCCCGTCATCCGGATGGACGGTGTCACTGTGTAACTTTCCAGTTCGATTTTAGTGAGTGGTAGCACACAAGGTTTTCCAtccttcttttgctgctcatcaAACCATAGAAACTTTTTTGTGATGTATACGTTTCTGTACTTTTTGTCTACATGGAATCGTCTCAGGTATAGAGCAGTGAGAAGCACTAGCATGAGAAGACCTAATGTTGGAGACATTATCTGTCCTGCAGAAGACAAAGTGTTGGTCAGAGCTTGCACACTTTGTGCCGTCTGGTTTAAGATACGCTCAGCCTCGGCAAGGTGAATTTTAAAGTGTTCCGAATCAACCTTTGCCTTAAGCTTAAAATCTGTTTGGTACTTCACTAGTTCAAAATCAGTAAAGTATCTTTTAAGTTGCTTTCCCACCCACTTTagcatgtttatatattttataagggGTTCAGTGTTAATATCCAGTAATTTTTCTTCTAAGTTGCAGAGGAGGCCTTTTGCAAGCAATCTTGCATTCTGTAATGTATTCTGGATGTTGAATAAAATGACTAAACTTGATCCAAATGTGAGAAGAAGGGTCCTCGCTTGTTTCAAGCTCATTGATACCAAAAGCAAAGCTACAAAACAGCGGATCTTTTCTGAGAAATACATGAATGGGATTATGAATATACAAAAGCTACTGGCAATGGGAATTGAGACTTcctgaacacatttgaaggaaaagtggaggatgaggaagaggaagGTGCTCAAAATGAGGCTGCTCGTAAAGCAGGTAAAGATGAGGAGGAGTCTTTCCTTCCAGCTTTTAGTGCTGTTGGTCGTGTAGAGGCCAAAAATGCTGGACCAGATGCATTGTAGCCTTTCTTTCAGCTGatcaaattttgtcatcatctcatacctgaaataaaaaaatgatttcagCATTGTTGATCTGTATTTGCaataaaatatttggacacttaagtcactcAGTAATTTTCAGAATTTGTCATCTGGGACACTAACACATAGCACTGTGGATGCAATATCATTCCAGCACagtagttccctgtctgtcaatcactggatgttttgttgatgtagtgacactaggggtttgatcttgagagccccaatcacctttgctttattcagaaaaggggAAAGGAAATTGGCGAGtgcaatttgcatgccactctccaccccggacatatgggtatgaaAGGAGATGGCGTGCATCACTCGTtccgattttttcttcggagccgagcacatgtgtatgtgtgttcgtcCTCTCACCTTGTTATCAGCTGGAGATACGGCATGCGCGGGGTTtgcgggggggtgggggggtgggggcaggGGGAGCTGAAACGGGTAATTGCATTTTTTCagcaaaaaaaatgaaaacgGGCTGAAACGGGTAATTgcattttttcaacaaaaaaaatattgcattgtttaaaaaaagatattataaatattttaaataacacaaaacaactaAATGGTGGTAGGTAATACATCTGATTTTATATActgctttagtaaaaaaaaaaaattcagggtgATGTGATAGGCTAACGTAAATCCAGTGATTCTCAGCTAGCATGTAATAGCGCAGTTATCTGGTCGGACTCGTTAGGGCAAAGGGAAACAACCCACGAAGAAACAGCAGAGAGTCCTGGCTATCAGCAGAAACTATATTTCCCCGTGCTGGACACTCTCATCAATGAGCTGGAAAGGAGGTTCTCCGGAGAGTCCATGGACGCGCATGTGCCGCAGATTTGACATGCGACGAAAATGGAATTGATCCACAAAAATACACTCCTCTGGCACTAAAAGTTAACCCCCTTCTTGTTGCAGCCGAGATGAAGCTTGTCAAAGCCTCTGCTAACGCACCAATTTCAATTGAGCATCTTAAAAAAGCTGTAAAAAAACAACCTACCCAAATCTCTATAAACTTTTACAGTTATCGCTCACTCTGCCGATTGGATCATCTACCTCTGAGAGAAGCTTCTCTGCGATGAGGAGGATAAGGAACTGGCTGCGGTTGACGATGGGAGCAGCCAGGTTTTCTTCTCTTGCGATCCTTCACATCGAAAGCTACATTACGGCCAAGCTCTCACCTGAGACCATTATTGACGCATATGCAGGACGCAAAAAACGAAAATTACTGTTGCACTAGTCTGGACAATGTCTAGGTCTGTAAGTTTTAATAACTGCTTAAGCTGGAGAAACTCAACACACTGCTTTCAATATGCTGTTCAATATGTTTCAACATTGGAGAGTAGGCTATTGTGTGACTGTTAATTTGTCtcaaaatgttataaatgtttcattaatattttaacaGTGCAAAAGTGGTCCACATTTCATTGATCCTAATTGTGCCCGAAGTTCCGAACGAAGATGCGATGCGAAGTCAAGTGGCTGTTTATGCGAAGTTCTACTGGTTTACAAATATGATTGTATTGTAGGCCTACTGTTTTTTCttgggttaaaaataaatatgtgtttatttagcaTGTTTGTTTTGTCCATATGTGCTAGTGCTGAGTTCCCCAATTGATAGGCCATGCAGGTCCCAGCTGCtacaatgatttattttttttgcccccCCTGGCTCGAATGTCAAACTCCGCCTAtgatctacggcgcattacagcagtCACCCTCTCACGGACGAGTGTTGTGATTCCCCTGGCCACTTTCGGCGACTGAGTACACAGGTGTAAATAGAAAGAGTATATTTTCAAAAAGAGTAAATTTCCTTCTTAAAGAGCTCACATAAATGGCttgcttctttttaaagatgtctttttgCCTTTGTGCTACTGGATGTGGCCAGGAGCTCTCCCCACCGGATGGCCACGAAATCTGCCTCGACTGTGTGGGTCGCAAGCACGCTGAGGCAGCTTTTGTAGAGgggtcatgttctcattgcaagaacatgCCCATGAGAACATTGCAGTCACGGCTCTTTTCCTTCTTCGTGAAGCAGAGAGCCACCGCGGCTGCTTCTTGAACCAGTCTATCTTGGGATGGAACCCAAGCGGCGGGGTCAGTGAGCACCAAGGGTTATTTGGATGTAGATATGGGAGTGCTTCCGCCGGGTCAATCCCCATGGTCCTCCCACCTTCcaacacgctcgttctgcccggTAGAGTTTGTGAGCGGGGAAGGTGGTATTAATCAGAATTAATAACTCGATCgtgacaatttcagaggctcctggggcatttgGCATCCTCGGCAGTGGAACTCcccctcgggttgatgcatattagACGGCTACAGCACTGGCTCAAGTCCCGAGGCGGGCATGGCGCCATGGTATCCAGCGCCGCCAAACTTTCAGCCCTTGTTCAGACCTGGCATTTCTATGGGTAGGGGTCCCCTTAGAGCAGGTCTCGAGGCGTGtcatggttacgacagatgccttgAAATCGGGCTTGGGTGCCATTTGCAATGGGCAGGCAGTTTCAGGGCTCTGGACAGGGCCCCGCCTGCAGTGGcccatcaactgcctagagtttctggCAGTATCGCTGGCCCTGCGGAAGCTTCGGCCATCGATCCAGGTCAAGCATATGTTGATGCAGATAGACAACACAGCAACCGTGACGTCTGTAAACCGCCAAGGCAGTGTACGCTCACATCGCTTGTCGCAAGTCGCCTGTctcctcctcctttggagtcagcaaaTGTTGGGCATCTTCAACTGTGTAGCGGACATGCTCTCATGACAGGTAACGCTCCGTGGAGAATGAAGACTCCACCCTCATGCAGTCCAAATTATTTGGGAGAGATTTGGGGAGGCACAGGTGGACCTATTTGGCTCCTGAGAGTCCTTTGGTACTCCCTGTCCGAGACTCCTCTTGGCATGGATGCCCTGGTGCTGGCCTCGTCCGGCCTTGTCATTGCTATGTCCAGAGGGACTATCTCGGCTCCTAAAAATAAATCTGAATGACTGATGCATGCAtttacttttatacccgtatttctgAGGGTGGAGAgtgtcatgcaaattccactcaccaattttcattggtcttttctgaataaagcaaagatgattggggctctcaagattgaACCCCTAATTTCACTACATTTACACAATgtctcgttacctccatcagggaacagaggttacatcagtaaccaagtttgttttcagttaccaatggcATTTTAGAAATGCCCTATTCACAGTCAGacacaattaatttaatccatgagagAAAGTTTCCAATATTGATtactcacccaaaaattaaaattctcacataatttactcaccctcatgctatcacagatgtgtatgactttctttcatctgcagaacaccaatgtagatttttagaataatttctcagctcttttaatTCATACAATGTGAATCGGCGGCaaatgtttgaagctccaaaaatctcatgCCATCATAAAAGACTCCATCCATCAtaataagactctagtggttaaatcaatgcctTCAGAGCAATCTTCAGTCATTATCCACTGTAATATTTGACTTTTAAAttctttttcatatatttttggtgatttgcattcttgatgcatatcgccaactactgggcaagaaaaataatttctaacataataaggatttaaatattgatctgtttctcacccacatcatatcacttctgaagatatggattaaatcactggagtcatatgaattacttttatgatgcctttatgtgctttttgcagcatcaaaatgttggcatccattcacttgcattgtatggaccaacagagcataactattcttctaaaactcataatttcttctgcagaagaaagttacacacttctgggatgcatgagggtgagtaaatgatgagataatttttttttttgttgggtgaactgtccctttaagcaagtagtatttggcaggtcatgtgatcataacatggcagcccccattaggagaccctctccatgttatggctgtcaaattaatgttttacatttttacttaGCATTTCAGTATATAAAACACTGaattaatttaatctattttttattttattcacattagtttaaaatgtaatgttcttTTTTAACAGCAAGGAGTGTTCTTTGCAATAACAACATTATGTATTCattgcaccctcttgtggactacagaaacaacatcaatttaaaaatcTTCTGACttttatattacttttatatttttatgtgaaattTAGTAACATTTACGGTTACTAAATTTCAAATTTGGTTCCTCTGCCCTGTTGACAGCCCTACTCCAGGtcgaataaaatagcttttataaggttactgatttgactggagtcttcatttcatgTCTAtggtcatgatttcatacataagttttgaaattacttttcatttcttcaggagtaaaacattttaaatttggatgaaattactgagtgcaccttttagaAATGTATGCATGTCACTGCAttagataaataaatatcaaaccaagtagcaaaaatggctcagaaagaTTCATTAAGTATTAAGAAAAGCTTTAGTATCATCTAATGCAGTGACAAATTAAGTTTGGCATAAGTTGTAGTCTTCTCTACAGTTGGAGTCTATATTTGACTTTAGTGCTATGACTAAACAAAAGATTGAAGGGATACCAATTTGAACTATGCAGGTATTTTTTGTCAAGCTTACCTTGTTTTTCTCAGCAGTCCGATCAAGTCATGCATGTGTGTTGTGATAATCCAGCAATTGTCTTTTTAAAGTACAGCAGGAGGAAGTTGTTTTATTTCCCAGAGTTGTTCACTTCCTTTGTAGGCATCATCTCAGAGCTTACTcatcacaaaacaaaaaccacCTTATGATTAAAGTGTGTTTTCAGAACAATTTGGGGGAGACCGTAAAAACTGTTATGCaatttttttcaatcaaatacaaGCTCAGGTTATGACACTTACTCAGCACATGCTCAGTACAGTTCTTTGCCTCAGAAAAAGTGACATTGTTTCATTCTGTGAGAAATTTTCAACATAAAACTAGTAAAGAGATATAAAAATTAGATTTTGGATGTCCAGTATTTTCTTCTGCTGTCTAAATTTTGATGCCTTTGAATTTAAACTCAAGTCTGTTTTATCTAGGTTGGTAAAATGTTTTACATGAATGTCAGATTCTAAACCTGTCTTTCCATACAATATTTTATCTTGGCTTTATGGTCAGGGGAAATTGTACcatcatcaaataaaaaaaaaattgaatgacataattaaaatattaaatgtctttttaaaagattaaaacattatttcataAAATGATCAATTTGAAGACTGTTCTTGTttatcaactgatcacaatattttAGAAAAAAGGACCCAATTTCAAACAATTATAATGTAGATCCAACTTTTTCCAGACTTTTTctttaaagcagttcaatggaaaggaggaggcgagaaccggcctggcgatataaacaatattttaatgattaacttaaacaagactcaaacacacacacgcacgcaagcgcacaagcacacgcacacgcacacaacagacatgtccataaacgatctctctctcctgcaccatcctccgcagtcggcctttatccctctctgaggcttgattagcttgataagggaccaggtgtggtgtgtataatcacaacccggccccgccctctgccctgtcacaacaTATATTCccttacagctaaaataattggTATTATAAAGAAGAAAATGAGTCAGTTATATTAAAGTATTTCATCATTCGGAGATCACtacagataatgttaaagaggtgtgtgaacttgcaaaaattattttagacactgtaatatgctctgcactaattgtaaataaaattattacagatcatagtttggatgtgctctgttcgactgaaacctggcttaaactggatgaatatgtTAGTTTatatgaatctactcccccaggttattgttagaaacacgagcctcgtctgaagggtcacggaggaggtgttgctgcaatttacagtgatgtttttgatgttactcaaaagtcttttgaactaataatgctaatATGACATCATAagatctctgtcgtcttttgccctagctacagtatatagatcacccaggctCTTTTTGtaaatttgaatgtaaatttgcacattttcaatcagatctagtagttactgtggatagagctttaattgttggtgacttcaacattcacatagatgatgaaaattacacattgggattagcatctatcgatattctcaactctcttggagtcagacaaaatgtaacagaacCAACTCACTGCCATATtaatacgctagatttaattctgtcatgtggagttgatgttgatactgtaGAATTCTGCCGAGGGCAATGACagctcagatcattacctcatctcttgtatgctgtcaTCCGCTAGTTTTACACAATCTATACCACACTATTCTTTACACcaataaagatagcttcactaattaTCTTCAAGATTTATCTTATATACACAACTCATATCTCATAAGACTAGAAGAACTTgaagtaataacagaaaatataaatacagttttgtctagcactcttgatagtgtcaaccccctttgattaaagaaaattaaagtaaaaagccctgcaccatggtacaatgatcgcAAGAGGAAGAATTTAAGATAAGGGATATTTTgctgtgcatggaaggatagtgtctgaagctacagacaggcactaaaataatcataacaatcctaggtgtttatttagaactgtggctaaattggttaggaataaagcctcgactgaaccagatattccgtcgcagtCACAGTACCTCAAAAATCAGTGCCTTATAAATTTcatcatgagcaacttcaatcctttgctgtcataggtcatgaagagctaacaaaacttatcaaaacatcaaaagccacaacatgtatgttagctCCAATACCAACTAAGATCTTAAAAGtagtattccctgtaatctcagaaccttttcttaatattattaactcctcgctatccttaggacatgtcccaagaaattttaaaatggcagttatcaaaccgcttattaagaagccacagcttgatcctgttGAAATGGCTAATTATAGatcaatttcaaatctcccatttatgtcagaAATATTAGAAAAGATAGTGTCCTCCCAACAATgctaatttctacagagaaatatagtatatatgaacaatttcagtcaagatttaggtcccatcacagtacagagactgcacttatcagagtcaCAAATGACTTGGTGTCCACTGTTATACcaacaatacccaactttatatttcttcaaaacctgatgaaatttcacaattctccatatTAGCAGagcgtatcaatgaaatcaaagattgaatgttcagaaatttccctctactcaattccgacaaaacagaggtactaataattggacaaaaaaactctaaaaataagccaaaagataaagctaaaatataatttgtctctcaatagatgtactgttacatcgtcttctacatTGAAGAACTttagtgttatattttataccaatctgtccatTGAAAATCAAAAATCCTTTtcttatttggctcctaaactatggaatagtcttgctaacactgttcgggatgcagacgtACTCACtcggtttaagtctagactacagactaatttttttaaccaggcatacacttaatttatctatcaactcacaattaggctgctttatatAGGTCTGCCGGatacagaaacatttatcatgatctattactctgaaaatattttaatggCATCTACCCTAATATTActatatttgtttccctgtctcaacctcgggattcatatcccaaggttatcagagccggccagatccagttccattcctgcttggtgttagACTCCACtcctatgtgtctctgagtgatgatgactaaatgcagctggtgccagccagacatcacttcagtctattatgatggtcTTCAGGGGATAAACTGATGCAACTCCATCCATAAATCATGGGATACTtaatatgccattgcctgaaccttgaattcaggatagacctcaccgaaattgcCTATCTGTTGaattgcgatgcacctcactgatctctgcctgcatcaccttggtctaatgatggactgaattcttaaaatggaatacatagactataaattaattgccaacaaaagccttcatcagccaactaacaaaggacaatgcatcagtgtgaacttctgcagttaatccaggatgaacctCAAAGACATTtctcattaatcttacagttcatacaacatctttgtttaaacacttgccattaacacttagtttactcgttttaaaccatgactagctctgcacataaataactaatatgggcattatatatttatgttgtttagccagaggggaactggccccatcagcatttttctccattatccaacatcttatggaattttgtgttccttgccacagtcgccttcggcttgcacactggggttctaaatacaattttatCCACAATTTGCTATCATATTTAATCAagctacacaatgatcactaagactttataaataatacagtttaattttctgttaatgcatgattttctgtaaagctgctttgaaacgatgtatgTTGTGGAAAGCGGTATacttataaaaatgaattgttttgACTTTACTATTAAAGAAAAGTCAATTTCAACACCGTAGATTTGTAGTCTGTGAGTTAAGGAAACTATAAATATTTACCTTACTGTGGGTgtctatattttaataatttttg harbors:
- the LOC127657690 gene encoding dendritic cell-specific transmembrane protein, with protein sequence MPYLQLITRYEMMTKFDQLKERLQCIWSSIFGLYTTNSTKSWKERLLLIFTCFTSSLILSTFLFLILHFSFKCVQEVSIPIASSFCIFIIPFMYFSEKIRCFVALLLVSMSLKQARTLLLTFGSSLVILFNIQNTLQNARLLAKGLLCNLEEKLLDINTEPLIKYINMLKWVGKQLKRYFTDFELVKYQTDFKLKAKVDSEHFKIHLAEAERILNQTAQSVQALTNTLSSAGQIMSPTLGLLMLVLLTALYLRRFHVDKKYRNVYITKKFLWFDEQQKKDGKPCVLPLTKIELESYTVTPSIRMTGQWCKDMLKFSIPIFTHCLTWLVFISLDSLIYWLIVVLSKRLRELEPLRVPMGIKVQEATSIIGLHIDENAKVANFSYTVSLFEKKCLSEPELWLTRSLVPLSLVLVVLLLLSLLSSQLVQFRVMLSEQFFSDVAEQRAAFLHAKILRQRCKSKAEEIQGSLNTLAMQPSFWCPLFFHEHTEKVEAV